The Topomyia yanbarensis strain Yona2022 chromosome 3, ASM3024719v1, whole genome shotgun sequence nucleotide sequence GTGCTACAGCGAAGATGACTGTTTCTCTTTGGCCTTCGGAGTTCCCGCTATTTTGATGGTGGTATCGATTGCCATCTTCCTGATCGGAAAGCCACTGTACAAACTCACCGATCCGGCGGGTAACATGTTCGTTAAGGTATCCAAGTGTATTTGGGTGAGTGTCCTTCGCTGATATTGTTTTCTATAATACACCATTGCAATTATAACCGAATTACAGACTGCAATCCGTACCCGATCCAAGGAGAAATCAGTGAATCCTCGCGAGCACTGGCTGGATTATTCGGAGAAGCGCTGGGGACAACAGCTAGTAGATGAAACCAAGATTTTAATGAACGTTTTGCGACTGTACATTCCGCTTCCGGTCTTTTGGGCGCTATTCGATCAACAGGGCTCCCGCTGGACTTTCCAGGCAACCAGAATGGACGGTGATCTCGGTTCTTGGACAATCAAACCCGATCAGATGCAGGTTCTCAATCCGCTGTTGATCCTGGTCTTCATTCCATTGTACGAAGTCGCCTTCTACCCACTGTTGTCTTTAATCGGGATTCGACGCCCACTACAGAAGCTTACTCTCGGTGGAATTCTAGGCGGTGTAGCATTCTTCATCTCCATGATCGTGGAGATTCAACTGGAACACACTTACGCCGTGATGCCCCAAGGCGGCGAATCACAACTTCGCATCTTCAACGGAATGAACTGCGTATACAACGTACAAACCAACATTCCCGATCATGCCAATTTCGTATTGGAAGCGATGGGATCATTCGAAGAAAAATACGTTGGTGTTCAAGGTGAAAAATCATTCACTTACTCAATGTCTTCGAACTCTCCCGGCGCGGGATGCAATGTGCCACTAAGCGGACAATTCCAGCTGAACGAACGGGAACAAATTTCCTACTTTGTCAACAACCGTGGCGGAACGGTGAATTTGCTGCGCTACCTAGACAACACCGAAAAATCCTCCAAAGGTTACCCGGTGTTCCGAGTTCTCGGAAACACTGCAGTCGATCGGACATTCGTGTTCAAAGACTTGGATCCCTCGAATTCATTCGATAGACATAAGAATAGTACTTACTACAATGATATTATAGAATCTTTTCCTTCGGAATATGAGATAATGGTCGACGATAAACCCATTTTCAAGTACACAATGCGACTTGGAGGCGTTTACACGTTCATCCTGACAGAGGACGAAACTAATATCGTgagtattttatttaaaaagatGTTGAAGGttagaaaaaacatgttttaatttattttcaacaGACGGCCAACGTCATCACCGTTACCGATCCAAACTCGATCAACATGCTATGGCTGGTTCCGCAGTACGTTGTGCTAACGCTGGGTGAGGTCATGTACTCGATCACCGGTCTGGAGTTCTCCTTTACGCAAGCACCGGAGAGTATGAAATCTGTCCTGCAAGGCTGCTGGCAACTAACGGTCGCCATCGGTAATCTAATCGTGGTCATTGTGGCCGAAGCTAGGATCTTCGATGCCCAGAAGTGGGAGTTTTTGCTGTTTGCTGTGCTGATGATCGTCGACATGGGGCTGTTTGCCGTGCTCGCCTACTACTACAAACCGATTCCGCTGAAAAAGTACGACGATGATGACGCTAACACGACCCTGCCCATCGAAGACCAGAAGGAGGAGCGCGGATTGGAAAATCCGACCTACACCAAGAGTGAATAATTGCCAGGAAATGACAACTACCATGTAGATAAatgtttttttagattgtgctGTTGTGCAGCCGCAGTTGTTATAAGTATACATATGTAAAAGTTCATCCTTGTAAAATAATGATTGGAAAATTTAACCGATTTGTTTTATTGTATGTATCTATATCACTTCTTACCAAAAAGACTACTTTATAAAAAACAGTTCACATCACGACTTCGAAGGAATTACGTTATTTTTTACTTCATCTTTCATTTCTTGTTCTTAGCGATTGTTTCTAAAACTTGTTACGCCTGCGCCTCGCTTCTCGTTACGTCTTCCGCCCCGAAGAAGCAACCGAACCGATATTTCCTGTTTATCGGATGTTTGTTTTGATAATCGGATTGCTATTGCGGACTTGTTTCAGTCGGCCAAAACCGTGCATTCTTGCGATATTTGCGCCATTCACTCTCTGTGGAATAAATTATATCCTGGTTCGCGGTACAGTTTGTCACGCTGGCGATTGGAAATTTCCACTGTAAATTATAAGTCTGTAGTTGTCTGCTGCAATTCGTTAGATTGGGTTGCGGTAGATTTTTCTTTATGTTGATTAGACTACGATGCTTGTATGGTCATTCGTCTATTTTGAGGCTATTGAGGAAAATGCCGCACCACTTCGTTCACTAATCGGTCTACAATAGATGAAATGCAAAAATGGGGGGAAATGAAGGTACTAGAGTTCACAGTGTATTTTCGCCAAACACATGCGAAAAATTATTCACGCAAAAACAGTAAAGCTGCAGCGTTGATGTCTTTTGGGACGTTTTATGATAATCCAAGACCTTTATTTTGATGATATAGTtatagtgattaatcccccttgaAGTAAGATATTTGCAACCATTTTTTTCATAGTATGAAGAACAAGATAAAATGTTCAGAAATGTCAACCAACTTGTTTTTGCgaacatctttactgaagaccaaaaatctCTATTTATTGTCCACTCGAAGTTATTGACCGTTGTTTGTAAATTTCCCTTTAAAAGTTTTTATTCaacataaattcataaatatcgTTGATAAAGCTCCAGCATGTTCAACTAAGTTTTTTGTCTTATCAAGATACATATCTTCCCAGAAGAGATCATCGATCAATCTCTTGCGTCTAAGAAGGTATTGggtaatttttggtaaaattagcaaaagtttgaaaagagataacttttgaacgggcaaaaacgggcaggcTCTAATTGCATTTAgaaatacagtaatgtttcgattatatcactatgcgtttatatcaattctcgtttaaagggcgaacacggaattattgcgacacattcaacagggcataacttttttaccattgggtaaaaatcaaccaaattttgcacactttctcattgatgtgtattgtttacatgctgtcaaactcgaagtcgtgtttttcgattcaacgaaaatggaggtgaaccaacgcgagtcgagagaacaaattctttgcaaacacctggaatttcctgacctgtcgcaccggcagttgggaaaaatgttgaacattcaccattcaaccatctccagagtgttgaagcggttccaggagcggttgacgttggaccacggcaaaggagctggaagaaaaccggagaacaaaaagacggagggaaaggtgaagcggatgattaaagcaaatcccaacgtctcaagccgtgatttggctaaaaagatcggcatgtcgcagagctacgtccagaatgcaaagaagagagctggactacatacatacaaggtacagaacttcccaatccgcgatgagcggcaacaatcgacggctaaaactcgggcacggaagctctacgagaagatgctgacaaaatatgtacgacgaaacgtatataaaagccgatttcaAGCAagttccggggttggagtttttcaccggcaagagcaagttctatgtggacgaagaagaaaatgtcgaagttcgcctccaaatatctcatttggcaggccatctgctcttgcgaactgaggagtgagcctttcgtgacaaagggcacagtaaatggcgagatctacaaatctgagtgcctcgagaagcgccttttgccgttcttgcagcagcacgatgaagctccgctattttggccagatttggcatcatgccactattctaaaagagtcctggagtggtatgaggccaattctgtccattttgttccaaaggacatgaatccgccaaactgtccggagctgcgcccggtggagcagtactgggcaatgatgaagcgggaacttcgaaagagcaagaagacagtcaaagacgagaagaacatgttaagaaaatggaaaaaactgagaaactggtaccggatgacactgtaaagactttgatggagggcgtcaagcgaaaatgcgttcagtTTTACACTCAaagctccatcgattaacttttcttttgatttttgaagtaaatatatgtataaaactactctaaaattttggtttgattttaaacattataagaaaattggcatgacattttccgtgtcgcaataatttcgtgttcgccctttatatcACCCTctattatatcacggttttgtctcgattatatcacgccttTTGAAAAACAGTCAAGGCACACTATGTTTTGATCCAAATAAGCCACATGTTCTGTTAAAAGTGTcagcatttttgcctttctcatataaagaaaggctatgcaatcactgtaaaaatcgactttttaaccgaggcccggagggccgagtgtcatacaccattcgattcagttcgtcgagatcggcaaatgtctgtgtgtatgtatgtgtgtgtgcatgtgtgtgtgtgtatcatTTATACTCACAcaatttctcagagatggctgaaccgattttcgcaaacttagtttcatctgaaaggtataacactattgaatttttagttgatccgacttccggagttacgggttgaagaatgcggtcacacagcaaattcccatataaactggtaccaccatgatgttcaaatgatgtaaaacatattaaaatagatgtaacattactctagtttgcgggtctggatcactaatgatcaatcaaagcagctttgaccacattggccacctatgacggttcatgacgcccccggggaacccgccaagttcctaagctaatatcacacccattccccaacgaattctctaccgatttttacaaacttcatttcaaatgaaagatacagtaataccattgactactgctgaatttcattcggttctgactcttgcttccggagttacagggatgttagtaaggatacattggaatttcccatataaatcggtacaatcgtaatacctcagaggctaaaaactattgaaatggtcaccaaattacttctaatcgcagatctagatcactgaccaccatcgacggttccggaagcatccaaattcagaataacggttatattggtttctcgaaattggctagaccgatttgatcaacttagtttcaaatgaaatttgttgcgtccccggaaactgatattaaattccatctccatccgacttccagctccgcagttacgggttgtggagtgcgatcacatagaaaactccgattcaaaccgataccgcgatgaatgcaaaaaggtgctcttatatatacttaccaagtgtaataagaatgtaacacatttccataatgttatattgtacgaaccagctattaaatcatagtttggagaaatgagaaaggcacaattgcacctctaggtggattaaaacaggttttttacaattgatttgcttatttacatgtagggtaatgagcacATTAGTGGGTATTGGACTGCAATATACCTTTTTTGTTTGATATCACATTTGATTTTATTTCCGGAGTCTCAatggttgcgagttcgaatctcgcctctgggggg carries:
- the LOC131689041 gene encoding peptide transporter family 1; translation: MTEETKTGDVPPNGDVADVEGEPKKLKYPRSIPFIISNEFCERFNYYGMRTILVLYLTRKLDYDDDTATVMYHSFTTLVYFMCIFGAIISDSWLGRFRTIWSLSIVYVCGSTLISIGAIPTLDVNAQAMTIIGLLLIAVGSGGIKPCVAAFGGEQFQMPEQARYLAIFFSMFYFAINLGSFISTMLTPILREDVKCYSEDDCFSLAFGVPAILMVVSIAIFLIGKPLYKLTDPAGNMFVKVSKCIWTAIRTRSKEKSVNPREHWLDYSEKRWGQQLVDETKILMNVLRLYIPLPVFWALFDQQGSRWTFQATRMDGDLGSWTIKPDQMQVLNPLLILVFIPLYEVAFYPLLSLIGIRRPLQKLTLGGILGGVAFFISMIVEIQLEHTYAVMPQGGESQLRIFNGMNCVYNVQTNIPDHANFVLEAMGSFEEKYVGVQGEKSFTYSMSSNSPGAGCNVPLSGQFQLNEREQISYFVNNRGGTVNLLRYLDNTEKSSKGYPVFRVLGNTAVDRTFVFKDLDPSNSFDRHKNSTYYNDIIESFPSEYEIMVDDKPIFKYTMRLGGVYTFILTEDETNITANVITVTDPNSINMLWLVPQYVVLTLGEVMYSITGLEFSFTQAPESMKSVLQGCWQLTVAIGNLIVVIVAEARIFDAQKWEFLLFAVLMIVDMGLFAVLAYYYKPIPLKKYDDDDANTTLPIEDQKEERGLENPTYTKSE